A single region of the Latilactobacillus curvatus JCM 1096 = DSM 20019 genome encodes:
- a CDS encoding oligosaccharide flippase family protein: protein MRKLFKDFFYNAIYQVFLVIIPLITAPYLSRVLGPGPLGINSSVNFTIQFIMVFCASAMGQIGTRTIARARAAKNQSEFESAFWGLWLIQVTLSAITIVLFITVCLVFKPKYYIYFLLQLPFLLGTMIDISWFFQGIAEFGKVVVRNTIIKLFSVVLIFIFVHRPEDLGLYMLIMSMGNLLGNSVFWLQIRKYVPHFVGHYYHFKASIVMIATLILPQIATQVYTSLDKPILGLFHSTTQVSYYDQSQRIANIILGVITSITIVMMPKMAASSEKNQQLFLKKSYETTLALGLAFMITVMCNTNQFVPWFFGEKFIPMEHLMFLISFSIILIPIGGVFSNQFALAIRKDKEFAIPLLIGAILSLILNFTIDPILGALGATINILTVEAVVCLLRIWIVREYYDARYIFKDTPKYFILAAITFIIGFLMPNLIPNVFINMVFKSILILAIYIGLFLLGRFELATDVKQIARNMINRGRK from the coding sequence ATGCGAAAATTATTTAAAGATTTCTTTTATAATGCAATCTATCAGGTTTTCTTAGTAATTATCCCCTTAATTACAGCACCATACTTATCTCGAGTGCTAGGTCCGGGGCCACTAGGGATTAACAGTTCGGTTAATTTTACAATTCAATTTATTATGGTATTTTGTGCATCCGCAATGGGACAAATTGGGACAAGAACGATTGCTAGAGCGCGGGCAGCGAAGAATCAGTCAGAGTTTGAATCTGCATTTTGGGGGTTATGGTTAATTCAAGTAACTCTTAGTGCAATAACAATCGTTTTATTCATTACAGTTTGTTTAGTTTTTAAACCAAAGTATTATATTTATTTCTTATTACAATTACCATTTCTTTTAGGCACAATGATAGATATTTCGTGGTTCTTCCAAGGAATCGCTGAATTTGGAAAGGTTGTTGTCCGTAATACAATTATTAAATTATTTAGTGTGGTCTTAATTTTTATTTTTGTCCATCGTCCAGAGGATTTAGGATTGTACATGCTGATAATGTCTATGGGTAATCTATTAGGAAATTCAGTATTTTGGTTACAAATACGAAAATATGTCCCACACTTCGTAGGACACTACTACCATTTTAAAGCTTCTATTGTTATGATTGCGACGTTAATATTGCCACAGATAGCAACTCAAGTGTACACTTCTTTAGATAAACCAATTTTGGGATTGTTTCACAGTACAACGCAAGTTTCATATTATGACCAATCGCAGCGAATTGCGAATATTATTTTAGGGGTAATTACATCGATTACTATTGTTATGATGCCTAAGATGGCTGCCAGTTCGGAAAAAAATCAACAATTATTTCTAAAAAAATCTTATGAAACGACACTTGCTTTAGGCTTAGCATTCATGATAACGGTAATGTGTAACACAAATCAGTTTGTGCCGTGGTTCTTTGGAGAGAAATTTATTCCAATGGAACATTTAATGTTTCTAATCAGCTTTTCGATTATTCTTATTCCAATCGGTGGTGTTTTTTCGAATCAGTTTGCATTGGCAATTCGAAAAGATAAAGAATTTGCAATTCCGTTACTAATTGGGGCTATTTTGAGTTTGATTTTAAACTTTACAATAGATCCTATTCTCGGTGCGCTTGGCGCGACGATTAATATTCTGACAGTTGAAGCAGTTGTTTGCTTATTACGAATCTGGATCGTCAGGGAGTATTACGATGCGCGTTATATTTTCAAAGATACACCGAAGTATTTTATTCTTGCAGCAATAACTTTTATTATCGGATTCTTGATGCCAAATTTGATACCAAATGTGTTTATCAATATGGTATTTAAATCAATTCTGATTTTAGCAATCTATATTGGGTTGTTTTTACTAGGCAGATTCGAATTAGCGACTGACGTAAAACAGATAGCCAGAAATATGATAAATAGAGGGAGAAAATAA
- a CDS encoding CDP-glycerol glycerophosphotransferase family protein — MLKNKLFTLYIKILSTLLKLIPVKKGRICILNGSGYSGSNGLAMYKYLKEEQDYEDVWLIENFPSSHLPFKVWFKIASAEVILGTHDPYKVSKKQAYIQLWHGVPLKRMGFLAKNIEKSSIEVSHKHWGKTVNYITSSSDTYDTLMSACEGITNDKFIHLGFPRNDFFNIDEAKKTRRRQELERLFEPIIIENKPRILFYLPTFRMEDNNELLSEMLKAGNIFGLSDFDQDDFEAVLERENIIIVAKLHPVEEKKVNTEALNKLKHMKIIDGDWLRGNEHDLYEYLAVTDALITDYSSVYFDYLLMNKPLLFLVNDLQNYNTNRGFLLNPYRTFAPGLVAEDWHTFERALIQVFRVNLQDERNRVKEIIYQDEYLESSASEQIWEQLIQKLI, encoded by the coding sequence GTGTTGAAAAATAAACTTTTTACATTATACATAAAAATTTTAAGTACTCTTTTAAAGTTAATACCTGTAAAAAAAGGTAGAATATGCATTCTGAATGGTTCGGGATACTCAGGCTCAAATGGCTTAGCTATGTACAAATATTTAAAAGAGGAACAAGATTATGAAGATGTATGGTTGATTGAAAACTTTCCAAGCAGCCACTTACCATTTAAAGTATGGTTCAAAATTGCCTCGGCAGAAGTAATTTTAGGAACGCATGATCCGTATAAGGTTTCAAAAAAACAGGCCTATATTCAACTATGGCATGGTGTACCTTTAAAAAGAATGGGTTTCTTAGCTAAAAATATTGAGAAAAGTTCAATAGAAGTCAGCCATAAGCACTGGGGTAAAACAGTTAATTATATCACTTCATCTTCAGATACTTATGATACTTTAATGAGTGCGTGTGAGGGGATAACTAATGATAAGTTTATTCATCTCGGCTTTCCAAGAAATGACTTTTTTAATATTGATGAAGCCAAAAAAACAAGACGCCGACAAGAACTTGAACGTTTATTTGAACCAATAATTATAGAAAATAAGCCACGAATCTTATTTTATTTACCAACATTTAGAATGGAAGATAACAATGAGCTGTTATCAGAAATGTTAAAAGCTGGTAATATTTTCGGCTTGTCTGATTTTGATCAAGACGATTTTGAAGCGGTCCTTGAACGAGAGAATATCATTATTGTAGCTAAGTTACATCCTGTTGAAGAGAAAAAAGTTAATACCGAAGCGTTAAATAAGCTAAAGCATATGAAAATTATCGATGGCGATTGGTTACGAGGGAACGAGCACGATTTATATGAATATTTAGCTGTAACTGATGCTTTAATTACAGATTATTCAAGTGTTTACTTTGACTACCTATTAATGAACAAGCCATTATTATTTTTAGTTAATGATTTACAAAACTATAACACAAATCGGGGTTTCTTATTGAATCCCTATAGAACTTTTGCACCTGGGTTAGTTGCTGAAGATTGGCATACCTTTGAGAGGGCACTTATACAAGTATTCAGAGTGAATTTACAAGATGAGCGTAATCGTGTAAAAGAAATCATTTATCAAGATGAATACTTAGAAAGCAGTGCCTCTGAGCAAATCTGGGAACAACTGATTCAAAAATTAATTTAA
- the tagD gene encoding glycerol-3-phosphate cytidylyltransferase, translating to MTRILTYGTFDLLHWGHIRLLERAKSLGDELIVGLSTDEFNAIKHKESYHSYEHRKYILEAIRYVDQVIPESDWNQKIEDVQKYDIDIFVMGDDWAGKFDFLKSYCEVIYLPRTSGISTTQIKTDLENN from the coding sequence ATGACACGAATTTTAACGTATGGTACTTTTGATTTACTACATTGGGGTCATATCCGACTCTTGGAACGCGCTAAATCGCTAGGTGACGAACTAATCGTTGGTCTTTCAACCGACGAATTTAACGCTATCAAACATAAAGAATCTTATCATAGTTACGAACATCGGAAATATATCTTAGAAGCTATTCGTTATGTTGATCAAGTCATCCCTGAAAGTGATTGGAATCAAAAAATTGAAGATGTCCAAAAGTACGATATTGATATTTTTGTTATGGGTGATGATTGGGCAGGAAAATTCGACTTTTTAAAGAGTTACTGTGAAGTTATCTACCTCCCTAGAACAAGTGGTATTTCTACTACCCAAATTAAGACAGATTTAGAAAATAATTAA
- a CDS encoding sulfatase-like hydrolase/transferase, translating to MVDCKDKLAYTNKIQNSNYISDDSAFKETLKQVDRTKKGQFIQLTTMQNHMPYLTNDYQNTIKVSGDLTKNSKSELETYTQGINFTDKALKRFISEINKIDKKITVVF from the coding sequence ATGGTAGATTGTAAAGATAAATTGGCTTATACGAATAAAATTCAAAACTCAAATTATATTTCCGATGATTCTGCTTTTAAAGAGACATTGAAGCAGGTTGATCGAACCAAAAAAGGGCAATTTATTCAGTTAACAACAATGCAAAATCACATGCCTTATTTGACAAACGACTATCAAAACACAATAAAAGTTTCAGGGGATCTAACGAAGAATAGCAAGTCAGAATTAGAAACCTATACACAAGGAATTAATTTTACTGATAAAGCTTTAAAAAGGTTTATCAGTGAAATTAATAAAATAGATAAAAAAATCACGGTTGTTTTTTAG